A single Candidatus Limnocylindrales bacterium DNA region contains:
- a CDS encoding FG-GAP-like repeat-containing protein: MPIGRAGHCPTIVVPVLTAVLAACGNDADLGGGAEADTRPDVAVVRKISQTSGGFSGDLADFDQFGSAVAGAGDVDGDGIGDIVVGADWSEDAQTLTAAGAVWLLFMNGDATVRSQVKIAPGLQGFDAQIDDGGRFGAAVASLGDVDGNGVPDLAVAAPWHAESNGEREGSVYILLLQTDGSVASWREIRPGSFGDADIGEWALLFGLFVAGIGDLDGDGISELAVAGGDPLCCRTDPRASGVYIVFLNREGAAVRAVPVSGLHPARHSVAAAGDVDGDGVPDLIASHGFPYVVLLRTNGRTKAVKPVRTLDEGDGAPAFSTSEPVASADLDGDGVAEIGFYSDWYGTSPVRHLIFEFLGRDGAMRQRLLLGIAGHGILARSIAGVGDLDGDGRREIALGTPRDGDGGAERGALWLVSVPAIFPEPTTTTTSTVDSTTTTTVCFPEQCDPGSATDWDVEVHLEESRVLGSLDLSIEYDASRGWFAGSGGDVECEADPELWVLSAFNDCTPPGCDVATVYGGVMTLQGFQGPHRVATCRYRSVSGPPQADDFRVLTRGASQHPNFRGVHAPLYLVVRPASE; this comes from the coding sequence ATGCCAATAGGTCGCGCCGGCCACTGCCCCACCATCGTCGTTCCGGTCCTCACCGCCGTGCTTGCCGCCTGCGGCAATGACGCCGACCTCGGCGGCGGCGCGGAGGCGGACACGCGGCCGGACGTGGCCGTTGTCCGAAAGATCAGCCAGACCAGCGGCGGCTTCAGCGGAGACCTCGCCGACTTCGATCAGTTCGGTTCCGCCGTGGCCGGCGCCGGCGACGTCGATGGCGACGGCATCGGCGACATCGTGGTTGGAGCCGATTGGAGCGAGGATGCGCAGACGCTGACGGCCGCCGGCGCGGTGTGGCTCCTGTTCATGAACGGCGACGCGACCGTACGGTCGCAGGTCAAGATCGCGCCGGGCCTGCAGGGCTTCGACGCGCAGATCGACGACGGCGGCCGCTTCGGAGCGGCGGTCGCTTCGCTCGGCGATGTCGATGGCAACGGCGTTCCCGATCTCGCCGTGGCCGCGCCCTGGCATGCCGAGTCCAACGGGGAGCGCGAAGGATCGGTCTACATCCTGCTTCTGCAGACCGACGGCAGCGTCGCCAGCTGGCGCGAAATCCGGCCGGGAAGCTTCGGCGACGCCGACATAGGGGAATGGGCGCTGCTTTTCGGTCTCTTCGTGGCCGGCATCGGCGATCTCGACGGCGACGGAATTTCGGAACTGGCCGTGGCTGGCGGCGATCCCTTGTGCTGCCGAACCGATCCCAGGGCAAGCGGCGTCTACATCGTGTTCCTGAACCGGGAAGGCGCGGCGGTTCGTGCCGTTCCCGTATCCGGCCTTCATCCTGCCCGTCACTCCGTGGCCGCTGCCGGCGACGTCGACGGCGACGGCGTTCCCGATCTCATCGCGTCGCACGGTTTTCCCTACGTCGTGCTGCTGCGCACCAACGGAAGGACCAAAGCCGTAAAGCCCGTCCGCACGCTCGATGAGGGCGACGGCGCACCGGCCTTCAGCACGAGCGAGCCGGTGGCATCGGCCGATCTGGACGGCGACGGCGTTGCCGAGATCGGCTTTTACAGCGACTGGTACGGCACCAGTCCGGTGCGCCATCTGATCTTCGAGTTTCTGGGTCGTGACGGTGCAATGCGACAGAGGTTGCTGCTCGGCATTGCGGGTCACGGCATCTTGGCGCGCAGCATCGCCGGCGTCGGCGACCTCGATGGCGACGGCCGCCGCGAGATCGCCCTCGGTACGCCGCGCGATGGCGATGGAGGCGCCGAGCGTGGCGCGCTGTGGCTCGTGTCCGTGCCCGCGATCTTCCCCGAGCCGACCACCACCACGACCTCGACCGTCGACTCCACGACGACGACGACGGTATGTTTCCCCGAGCAGTGCGATCCTGGCAGCGCCACCGACTGGGACGTCGAGGTGCATCTGGAGGAAAGCCGCGTGCTCGGCTCCCTCGACCTGTCGATCGAGTACGACGCCAGCCGCGGCTGGTTCGCAGGCTCCGGTGGCGACGTCGAGTGCGAGGCCGATCCGGAGCTGTGGGTGCTGAGCGCCTTCAACGACTGCACACCGCCGGGCTGCGACGTGGCAACGGTCTATGGCGGCGTCATGACCCTGCAGGGCTTCCAGGGCCCGCACCGGGTTGCCACCTGCCGCTACCGCAGCGTCTCCGGCCCTCCGCAGGCCGACGATTTCCGGGTGCTGACGCGCGGCGCCTCCCAGCACCCGAACTTCCGCGGCGTGCACGCGCCGCTGTACCTGGTCGTGCGGCCTGCGTCGGAGTGA
- a CDS encoding outer membrane protein transport protein, translating to MHRTDPDFPGARCSLPICFAVAVAVAALASAGEAPASQLLTPSVGAADAAMGSATMGDPESPSAAAFSNPASLILFEPGATSGSLGIAVGHSSFDASAPPRYDNRDGFTGYVPEGSLVFGGPHGIRAALALYGSLGASFDTDAQPAVGVPLEFLSRFAVVNVAANVAWKATERLSFGVGLSLLLGDVKLRYTTDIPYHFSVWGPGVQAIAGARYELTDAIALGLAIRSPGMVWADGDMRLPSGNKQDVELDLDQPSQIFVGVNADVTEKLHVGLLGRWTDASIFSQSWFRFEETPTGDVAFIADASDEWLIALGTKYALTERITLRLSASWADTIVGDRSVSPLLMDVIDWKIGGGFSLAWSPDFIIDVTAGHGFEDERDISSAEALIFPGEYRMSGQIVMLGFRANL from the coding sequence ATGCACCGTACCGACCCGGACTTCCCTGGCGCTCGCTGCAGCCTGCCCATCTGCTTTGCCGTCGCCGTCGCCGTGGCGGCGCTGGCGTCGGCGGGCGAGGCGCCCGCATCCCAGCTGCTGACTCCATCGGTCGGCGCCGCCGATGCGGCCATGGGCAGCGCGACCATGGGCGACCCCGAATCCCCCTCGGCAGCCGCGTTCTCCAACCCCGCCTCGCTCATCCTCTTCGAGCCCGGCGCCACCAGCGGCTCGCTCGGCATTGCCGTCGGCCACAGCTCCTTCGATGCCTCGGCGCCGCCTCGCTATGACAACCGGGACGGGTTCACGGGCTACGTTCCCGAGGGCAGCCTGGTCTTTGGCGGCCCCCACGGCATCCGCGCGGCGCTGGCGCTCTACGGCAGTCTCGGCGCATCGTTCGACACCGATGCGCAGCCGGCGGTCGGCGTGCCGCTCGAGTTCTTGTCGCGCTTCGCCGTCGTCAACGTCGCCGCCAACGTCGCCTGGAAAGCGACCGAGCGTCTGAGCTTCGGGGTGGGCCTGAGCCTGCTGCTCGGCGACGTCAAGCTGCGCTACACGACCGACATTCCCTATCACTTCAGCGTGTGGGGCCCGGGCGTTCAGGCCATCGCCGGCGCGCGTTACGAGCTGACGGACGCGATTGCGCTCGGGCTGGCGATTCGCTCGCCGGGCATGGTGTGGGCCGACGGCGACATGCGCCTGCCCAGCGGCAACAAGCAGGACGTGGAGCTGGACCTGGATCAGCCCTCGCAGATCTTCGTCGGCGTCAATGCCGACGTCACCGAAAAGCTGCACGTGGGCCTGCTGGGCCGCTGGACCGATGCGAGCATTTTTTCGCAGTCCTGGTTTCGCTTCGAGGAGACGCCGACGGGCGACGTCGCGTTCATCGCCGACGCCTCCGATGAATGGCTGATCGCGCTCGGGACGAAGTATGCCCTCACCGAACGCATCACCCTACGTCTGAGCGCGAGCTGGGCCGACACCATCGTCGGCGATCGCAGCGTCTCGCCGCTGCTCATGGATGTCATCGACTGGAAGATCGGCGGCGGCTTCTCGCTGGCGTGGTCGCCGGACTTCATCATCGACGTCACGGCGGGCCACGGCTTCGAAGACGAGCGCGACATCTCCAGCGCCGAGGCGCTCATCTTTCCGGGAGAGTACCGGATGTCGGGGCAGATCGTCATGCTCGGTTTCCGCGCGAACCTTTAG